The following is a genomic window from Thermodesulfobacteriota bacterium.
GCTTTTCGCGGGCAGGCGCCGGTCGACCGGGAGTCGCTTTACCGCTGCCTGATCGCGGCCGGTCAGATCGGACTGGATCATGACGCGGTCCAGGAAATCGACATCAACCCCGTGCTGATTTCCGCCGCGGGCAAGGTCACGGCCGTGGACGCCCTGATCGTGTTAAGGAGTCAAGCCGGATGACGCCGACCATCGAACAACACCGCCTCTACCCCCTGACCTGCCCCCGGAGCATCGCCTTTTTCGGGGCGTCCAACAATTATTCTTCCATGGGCACCATCATTCTCCGGGCTTTGCTGGATTTTGGCTACGCCGGAGAGGTTTTCCCGGTTCACCCGAAGGAAACGACGGTTCAGGACCTGAAAGCCTACGCGCGGGTGGAAGACATCCCGGCGGTGCCGGATCTGGCGGTGGTGGTTCTGCCTACCCGGATCGTCTGTGAAACCATGGCCGTCTGCGGGGAAAAGGGCATCCGCAACGCCATTATCGTGTCCGGCGGCTTCAAGGAGACCGGGCCCGAGGGGGCCGGGCGGGAAAAGGAACTGATCCGGATCGCGGATCAATACGGCATCCGGATTATCGGCCCCAACTGCCTGGGCGTCACCAATACCCATCACCGGCTGAATACCACGCCTCACCGGTATCACGGCCAGGCCGGATTCGTGGGCCTGGCTTCCCAGAGCGGCAGCTTCGTGACCCAGATGTTTACCTACCTGGACAACCTGGGCCTGGGCTTCAGCACGGCCTTCAGCATCGGCAACGAAGCCAACACCGATCTGGTCGACTGTCTGGAATATCTCGGCGCCTGCCCGCATACCCGGGTCATCGCCCTTTATGTCGAAGCCATCCGCCGGGGCCGGGAATTCGTGGAGACGGCCCGCCGGATCGTGCCGCATAAACCCATCGTGGCCCTGTACGTCGGCGGATCGGAAACCGGCCGCAAGGCGGCGCTTTCCCATACCGGTTCCATGTCCGGACCGGACGACCTGTACGACGGCATCTTCCGCCAGAGCGGGGTGGTGCGCGCGGCCTCCCTGGCGGAGTTGTTTGATTTTTGCATGGCTTTCGGGCAGCTGCCGGAACCCGCCGGCGACAACGTGTTCGTCCAGACCCATTCCGGCGGTCCCGGCGCCGTGGCCGCAGATGCCTGCGGCCGGGCGGGGCTGATGCTGCCGGAACCGTCCGAGTCCACCAAAGCCAGGATCGCCGAACTGGTGCCGGCCACGGGCAGCATCAGAAATCCCATCGACGTAACCTTTACCAAGGATATCGTGCAGTTTTTTTCGTCCCTGCCCCAGGCGCTGCTGGATGATCCCCAATGTCATCTTCTTTTGCTCTATTACTATCTGCCGGCGGACATGATCAAAAGGGCCCTGGTCCGGATGGGCGTGCCCCGGCAGGACCTGGACGCGAAAATCGAAGAGATCGCGAAGATGATGTGTGACAATATCCGGCAGATGATCGACTCCCGGAAAAAGCCGATCGTCTGCTTTTCCTACCAGGAGCGCGGCGAGACCGCCATGAAAATGCTGGCGCAGGCCGGTATCCCCTTTTATCAGGGACCGGAGCGGGCCATCCGCTCCATCCGCGCCATGATCGATTACCGCAACTATAAACGGAAGCTGGCCGCCCAGGTTGCCGGAATCCGATGACGGCCATGCCCTACCGGGATTCCTGAAGGCATCCGCTCCGCCGCTATCGATTGTCCCGGCGGGGAATTTTCTGTTGCGTTTCAGGCGGGTTGTTAGTATAATTTTTTTAAATAATCGTTCCATATGGTTATCACTCCCATCATCTAAAGCGGGACTAACCATCACCAGTCGGACTTTATGGATATAAAAAAACTTTCAGATGTCCACGGATTAACGGTGGAAGAATTTTCGGGGATTCTGAAGGTCTTTATCGAGACGGCCGGAATCGATATTCAAAAAATCCGGACAGCGGTGGGAAAGGGAGACGCTTTTGCCGCCGGTGAAGCGGCCCACTCCTTAAAGGGGGCCGCCGGCAACCTGGGATTCATGGAGATGTCGGAACTGGCCCGGGCCGCGGAAATACAAGCCGGAAAAAACGAACTGGGGAACATCGTTTCGGCGCTTCCGGCTTTGATCAGTCATTTGGAAGAGATTAAAACCCAGTTGCAGGAAGGCGGTTAAGACCTTTCCTTCTCCGGCGCGTCTTATTCCGGCCGCCGGCGCCTGTTGTTGCCAACCCCTTGATTCTC
Proteins encoded in this region:
- a CDS encoding CoA-binding protein gives rise to the protein MTPTIEQHRLYPLTCPRSIAFFGASNNYSSMGTIILRALLDFGYAGEVFPVHPKETTVQDLKAYARVEDIPAVPDLAVVVLPTRIVCETMAVCGEKGIRNAIIVSGGFKETGPEGAGREKELIRIADQYGIRIIGPNCLGVTNTHHRLNTTPHRYHGQAGFVGLASQSGSFVTQMFTYLDNLGLGFSTAFSIGNEANTDLVDCLEYLGACPHTRVIALYVEAIRRGREFVETARRIVPHKPIVALYVGGSETGRKAALSHTGSMSGPDDLYDGIFRQSGVVRAASLAELFDFCMAFGQLPEPAGDNVFVQTHSGGPGAVAADACGRAGLMLPEPSESTKARIAELVPATGSIRNPIDVTFTKDIVQFFSSLPQALLDDPQCHLLLLYYYLPADMIKRALVRMGVPRQDLDAKIEEIAKMMCDNIRQMIDSRKKPIVCFSYQERGETAMKMLAQAGIPFYQGPERAIRSIRAMIDYRNYKRKLAAQVAGIR
- a CDS encoding Hpt domain-containing protein — translated: MDIKKLSDVHGLTVEEFSGILKVFIETAGIDIQKIRTAVGKGDAFAAGEAAHSLKGAAGNLGFMEMSELARAAEIQAGKNELGNIVSALPALISHLEEIKTQLQEGG